Proteins encoded together in one Benincasa hispida cultivar B227 chromosome 1, ASM972705v1, whole genome shotgun sequence window:
- the LOC120083778 gene encoding probable apyrase 7 — MVFRKFRDILSSVTTRWSGRHSSTDAYLSSSSPPLIASPSPLVAGFVSPALKNNLRLSSSLQDLSTYRRLDLEEGKRGVENATPEFSPLQRESASSSFSKEKTLPGGSFWWLNRKWVRTILLFLCLLLFCFLIYTVSMYIYSYWSQGTLRYYVVLDCGSTGTRAYVYQANVNYKKNGALPIAIRSYTGQKKKLKSQSGRAYDRMETEPGLDKLVRNVTGLRKAIKPLLQWAEKQIPKRAHESTSLFLYATAGVRKLPPADSKWLLDNAWSILKSSRFLCQREWVKTISGTEEAYYGWIALNYQKELLGATPREPTYGALDLGGSSLQVTFESKEQNESSLNIKIGNVDYHLNAYSLTGYGLNDAFGKSVVHLLRRIQEPEKQDLSSGKFKLNHPCLHTGYNEQYTCNQCGKLLDRGDNSGISLRLIGAPNWEECSALAKVAVNFSEWSNTSAGVDCDVQPCAITNNYPPPYGNFYAISGFFVVFRFFNLSSEATLDDVLERGHKFCEKPWDVAQASVPPQPFIEQYCFRAPYIVSLLREGLHITDKQITIGSGSTTWTFGVSLLEAGNAFTVTTRLGLRGYEIFKMKIDPLILMVILFTSLFFLLALSCVGSALPRFFRRPYLPIFRHNAVSTTSVLNIPSPFRLQRWSPMSAGDGRVKMPLSPTVRGSQERPFGLGHGFGSSSGIQLMESSLHRSTSSGVSHSYSSNSLGQMQFDNGSVGSFWTPRRSQMRLQSRRSQSREDLSSSLPETHMVKV, encoded by the exons ATGGTGTTTAGGAAATTTAGGGATATTCTCTCGTCTGTGACCACTCGTTGGTCAGGCCGCCATTCTTCTACAGATGCGTATTTGTCGTCATCGTCGCCTCCCTTGATCGCTTCTCCTTCTCCTCTGGTTGCTGGATTTGTTAGTCCTGCGCTTAAGAACAATCTAAGGCTTTCATCGTCTCTTCAGGATCTCTCTACTTACCGTAGACTTGATCTTGAAGAGGGTAAGCGCGGTGTTGAGAATGCTACTCCTGAGTTTTCACCACTTCAGCGAGAGAGTGCCAGCTCTAGTTTCTCAAAGGAGAAAACATTGCCCGGAGGCTCCTTCTGGTGGCTGAACAGGAAGTGGGTGCGGaccattcttctttttctgtgtTTATTGCtcttttgttttctaatttataCGGTTTCTATGTATATTTATTCATACTGGTCCCAAGGAACACTCAGATACTATGTGGTGCTTGACTGTGGAAGTACTGGAACTCGAGCTTATGTATATCAAGCTAATGTTAATTATAAGAAAAATGGAGCCCTTCCCATTGCCATCAGGTCATATACAggacaaaagaagaaattgaaatCTCAAAGCGGACGGGCTTATGATCGAATGGAAACAGAACCTGGTCTCGATAAGTTGGTTCGTAATGTAACTGGTTTGAGAAAAGCTATTAAACCTCTGCTTCAATGGGCTGAGAAGCAGATTCCCAAGCGTGCCCATGAAAGCACCTCTCTTTTCCTTTATGCGACTGCTGGAGTTAGAAAGTTACCGCCTGCAGATTCGAAATGGCTTCTGGACAATGCCTGGTCTATATTAAAGAGTTCGCGCTTTCTTTGCCAGAGAGAGTGGGTTAAAACCATTTCGGGTACAGAAGAGGCTTATTATGGATGGATAGCCCTTAACTATCAAAAAGAATTGTTGGGGGCTACACCAAGGGAACCAACATATGGGGCACTTGACTTGGGTGGTTCTTCTTTGCAAGTAACTTTCGAAAGCAAGGAACAAAATGAGTCTAGTTTGAACATTAAAATTGGAAATGTTGATTATCATCTTAATGCCTATTCTCTTACTGGCTATGGTTTAAATGATGCATTTGGGAAATCTGTTGTCCACTTATTAAGAAGGATCCAAGAACCTGAAAAGCAGGACCTGTCTAGtggaaaatttaaacttaaCCACCCTTGCCTGCATACTGGGTACAATGAGCAGTATACCTGTAACCAGTGTGGAAAGTTACTGGACAGAGGAGACAATTCTGGAATTTCTCTAAGGCTGATTGGTGCTCCAAATTGGGAAGAATGTTCCGCACTTGCTAAAGTTGCTGTAAATTTTTCTGAGTGGTCAAATACAAGCGCTGGAGTTGATTGTGATGTACAACCTTGTGCCATAACTAATAACTACCCTCCACCATACGGAAATTTTTATGCCATTTCTGGTTTCTTTGTGGTATTTCGATTTTTCAATCTGAGTTCAGAGGCTACACTTGATGATGTATTAGAAAGGGGCCACAAATTTTGTGAGAAACCTTGGGATGTTGCACAGGCTAGTGTTCCTCCACAACCCTTTATTGAGCAATACTGCTTTAGAGCACCATACATAGTCTCACTCCTTAGAGAGGGGTTGCATATTACTGATAAACAAATTACTATTGGTTCCGGGAGTACGACTTGGACATTTGGTGTTTCACTGTTGGAGGCTGGAAATGCATTTACTGTTACAACCAGGCTAGGACTCCGTGGttatgaaatttttaaaatgaagattgatcctctaattctaATGGTCATTCTGTTCACATCATTGTTTTTCCTGCTTGCATTATCCTGTGTAGGAAGTGCATTACCTAGATTTTTCCGGAGGCCATATCTCCCAATTTTCAGGCATAATGCTGTCTCCACCACATCTGTTCTAAACATTCCATCTCCTTTTCGGTTACAGCGGTGGAGTCCGATGAGTGCTG GTGACGGCAGAGTGAAGATGCCACTGAGTCCAACAGTTAGAGGTTCTCAAGAAAGACCCTTTGGCTTAGGGCATGGCTTCGGCAGCAGCAGTGGCATCCAACTTATGGAGTCGTCATTGCACCGGTCAACGAGTAGTGGGGTTTCCCATAGTTATTCTTCAAATAGCCTTGGCCAAATGCAATTTGACAATGGCAGTGTTGGTTCCTTCTGGACCCCGCGCCGAAGTCAGATGCGCCTTCAAAGTAGACGGTCACAATCTCGAGAGGACCTCTCTTCGTCATTGCCCGAAACACACATGGTGAAGGTTTAG